The following are encoded together in the Salvia hispanica cultivar TCC Black 2014 chromosome 6, UniMelb_Shisp_WGS_1.0, whole genome shotgun sequence genome:
- the LOC125195087 gene encoding cell surface glycoprotein 1-like — MQRNPMARSARGKNPPKEKTKKKVTEATSSTPAAEKTPTPPPEENPTPPEVPPQPIPTEVQPQPDIGQDNPAEAKSDEAEPDPEEIIQEFMRKYGKGPKASKFFAQMSEACRKQEEVIPALTPLTIPPRPKTLIETPTAQALPTHPPKFYPKP, encoded by the coding sequence ATGCAGAGAAATCCGATGGCGCGCTCAGCCCGCGGGAAGAACCCGCCGAAAGAAAAGACCAAAAAGAAGGTGACGGAGGCGACGAGTTCGACTCCCGCGGCCGAGAAAACACCCACGCCGCCACCAGAAGAAAATCCCACTCCGCCAGAAGTTCCACCGCAGCCCATACCGACCGAAGTGCAACCACAGCCAGACATCGGACAAGACAACCCCGCCGAGGCGAAATCCGACGAAGCAGAACCGGATCCCGAGGAAATCATACAAGAATTCATGAGGAAGTACGGAAAGGGGCCGAAGGCGAGCAAATTCTTTGCCCAGATGTCGGAGGCATGCCGGAAACAAGAAGAGGTAATTCCTGCCCTAACCCCACTTACAATTCCACCAAGGCCCAAAACCTTAATCGAAACACCCACTGCACAAGCCTTACCCACACACCCCCCCAAATTTTACCCGAAACCCTAA